The following proteins come from a genomic window of Hydractinia symbiolongicarpus strain clone_291-10 chromosome 2, HSymV2.1, whole genome shotgun sequence:
- the LOC130630325 gene encoding uncharacterized protein LOC130630325: MSGEETQSVTKQTTALLKSMEESDRNTIIKNLGTEVIIPANHITAMKSNLNMPWNQLREISRWLKTFNIKIESEKKARSVAAEWVGQGLRVELAPLTKLSVGNRVSVIPRPWGYLYNVVGHILYQLKKLECHNLLVKHSFIPDNEIHVKIGGDHGGNSFKMAYQIGNVLNPNKKENTIMFSIFEGKDTRTNLRVCLERFRPQIKMLQQVKYKESIFRVFMYGDYEFLCAMYGITGANGRHSCLFCNITSKLMNIPVFTRKKFKKRSLATLEENLADFRESGGSPKNAKEFYNVIDNIFFDIPIDQVCIPGLHISLGVYQKMFKMFESSCQDYDVKIALLLATEDNELDSDYGDYIEVLKETNDLQQKLEDEKAKLANQQDQLNWLVISGGLQRNILTYEKSIIKTEKKITELELEISTLGNNKRILVGVGPCASSIDKTLQKMGVERQAYHGQSFIGNHVHKLLKKENIQNLTSSIKEIVAAQKHDDQLIHSVNLEMDKYDMLFTYFAEVHNIYNSAKYLSCEEILALEISINKFMMHLRTNWPKVNISPKLHMLEDHVTEFIAKWNVGFGFYGEQGGESLHHEINRMSSRYSCIKNPVERLRNTLKQHFVNVNPESSQLKPKIKKRKIAREE, from the exons ATGTCTGGTGAAGAAACCCAATCTGTCACAAAACAGACCACAGCACTGCTAAAGTCTATGGAAGAAAGTGACAGAAATACTATCATTAAAAATTTGGGTACAGAAGTCATTATTCCAGCCAATCACATCACAGCaatgaaatcaaatttaaacatgCCATGGAATCAACTACGTGAAATATCACGTTGGTTGAAAACattcaacataaaaattgaatcagaaaaaaaagcaagaagTGTCGCTGCTGAATGGGTAGGCCAAGGACTGAGAGTTGAGCTGGCTCCTCTCACCAAATTATCAGTTGGAAACAGGGTATCCGTTATACCTAGGCCCTGGGGGTATCTGTATAATGTAGTTGGCCACATTCTGTATCAACTCAAAAAGCTAGAATGTCACAATTTACTTGTAAAACATAGTTTCATTCCTGACAATGAGATCCATGTTAAAATTGGTGGAGACCATGgaggaaatagttttaaaatggcATATCAAATAGGCAATGTTCTAAACCCAAACAAGAAGGAAAACACAATAATGTTTAGCATTTTTGAAG ggaaAGACACAAGAACAAACTTAAGAGTCTGCCTTGAACGGTTTCgaccacaaataaaaatgctgcaACAAGTCAAATATAAAGAGTCGATATTCCGTGTATTTATGTATGGCGACTACGAATTTCTGTGTGCAATGTATGGTATAACTGGTGCAAATG GGCGTCACAGCTGTTTGTTTTGCAACATTACCTCAAAACTAATGAACATCCCAGTGTTTACTCgcaagaaatttaagaaaaggTCACTGGCGACACTTGAAGAAAATTTAGCAGATTTCCGTGAAAGTGGTGGGAGCCCTAAAAATGCGAAAGAATTTTATAATGtcattgacaacatattttttgacataCCTATTGATCAA GTCTGTATTCCTGGTCTTCATATTTCCTTGGGTGTATatcaaaagatgtttaaaatgtttgagtCTTCTTGCCAAGACTATGATGTAAAAATAGCTCTGCTGTTGGCAACAGAAGACAATGAACTGGATTCAGATTATGGTGACTACATCGAAGTCCTTAAAGAAACAAATGACTTGCAGCAAAAGCTGGAAGATGAAAAAGCCAAATTAGCAAACCAGCAAGATCAGTTAAACTGGCTTGTAATATCTGGTGGCTTACAACGAAATATACTGACGTACgagaaaagtataataaaaactgaGAAGAAAATCACAGAATTAGAATTAGAAATCTCAACCTTGggaaacaacaaaagaattttagtgg GTGTTGGTCCTTGTGCTTCTTCAATAGATAAAACGCTGCAAAAAATGGGTGTTGAACGTCAGGCCTACCATGGCCAAAGTTTTATCGGCAACCATGTACATAAATTGCTAAAG AAAGAAAACATCCAAAATTTAACATCCAGCATTAAAGAGATTGTTGCAGCACAAAAGCATGATGACCAGCTTATTCACAGTGTGAATTTAGAAATGGATAAGTACGACATGTTATTTACTTACTTTGCAGAAGTTCATAACATTTACAATTCGGCAAAATATCTGTCATGTGAGGAAATACTGGCTTTAG AAATTTCAATTAATAAATTCATGATGCATCTGCGAACTAACTGGCCAAAAGTTAATATTTCACCAAAACTGCATATGCTTGAAGATCATGTCACTGAGTTCATAGCAAAATGGAATGTTGGATTTGGGTTTTATGGCGAACAAG gtggaGAAAGCTTGCATCATGAAATCAACAGGATGTCGAGCAGGTACAGCTGCATCAAAAACCCAGTCGAGCGGTTACGAAATACATTAAAGCaacattttgttaatgtaaatcCTGAATCGAGccaattaaaaccaaaaattaaaaaaagaaaaattgcacGTGAAGAATAA
- the LOC130630008 gene encoding V(D)J recombination-activating protein 1-like, translating to MATGDLHLARLNKLCRICGNTLPGRSHIVQEHIKNLDSIFRADFYSDRAGIHPKKFCHSCFATISNVLKRDSATAIVPVKWYTHKDTECKTCILSAQKKRGGKPMKRRGGGNPTHKAVDSAEKTWTPLELNKIYRKTSELFDYSGNVLSDINISEGNWEHLICALCSNILKRPLMINQCNHVFCALCLTNWLENSNRCPTCSIPTTPGDVSPGLCISRILNTRVVKGTCGCSFKLLSAQSHTCSPALSFTTLEMMQLSPSKPVPKKVEECIAHVVGIKMQQSNLPNKTVQLPSGSSQVRLLMYGVDSVKVI from the coding sequence ATGGCTACTGGGGATTTACACCTAGCTCGGTTGAACAAGCTGTGTCGAATATGTGGAAACACTCTGCCTGGACGATCACATATTGTCCAAGAGCACATAAAGAACTTGGACAGTATTTTCAGAGCTGATTTTTATTCTGATCGGGCAGGCATTCAcccaaaaaaattctgtcactCGTGCTTTGCTACAATAAGTAATGTCCTAAAACGTGACTCAGCTACCGCTATTGTGCCTGTTAAATGGTATACACATAAAGACACCGAGTGCAAAACATGCATATTAAGTGCACAAAAAAAGAGAGGTGGCAAACCTATGAAAAGAAGGGGCGGTGGTAACCCAACACACAAAGCTGTGGATTCCGCAGAAAAAACTTGGACACCCCTAGAACttaataaaatttacagaaaaaccTCTGAACTTTTTGACTATAGTGGAAACGTTCTCTCAGACATAAATATCAGTGAAGGCAACTGGGAACATCTGATTTGTGCTTTGTgtagcaatattttaaaaaggccaTTAATGATAAACCAATGTAACCACGTGTTTTGTGCCTTGTGTTTAACAAATTGGTTGGAAAATTCAAATAGATGTCCCACCTGCAGCATCCCAACAACACCCGGGGATGTCTCGCCTGGTTTGTGCATTTCCAGGATTTTAAACACACGAGTTGTCAAGGGAACATGTGGTTGTTCATTTAAACTGCTGTCTGCACAATCGCACACATGCTCTCCAGCATTGTCATTTACAACACTAGAGATGATGCAGTTGAGCCCTTCCAAGCCTGTACCGAAAAAGGTAGAAGAATGCATTGCTCATGTGGTTGGAATAAAAATGCAGCAGTCAAACTTGCCGAATAAAACTGTCCAATTGCCCAGTGGAAGTTCACAAGTAAGATTACTTATGTATGGAGTGGACTCAGTAAAAGTGATTTGa